In a single window of the Mustela nigripes isolate SB6536 chromosome 17, MUSNIG.SB6536, whole genome shotgun sequence genome:
- the TSEN34 gene encoding tRNA-splicing endonuclease subunit Sen34, producing the protein MLVVEVANGRSLVWGAEAVQALRERLGVGGRTVGALPRGPRQNSRLGLPLLLMPEEARLLAEIGAVTLVSAPRPDPRQHGLALASFKRQQEQGFQEQSALAAEARETRRQELLEKIAEGQAAKKQKLEQESGVSESQGACVNPAAAESEASASQAPAEPEEAGSSSPQPGPSNEVAPLPRSALLVQLATARPRPIKARPLDWRVQSKDWPHAGRPAHELRYSIYRDLWERGFFLSAAGKFGGDFLVYPGDPLRFHAHYIAQCWAPGDPIPLQDLVSAGRLGTSVRKTLLLCSPQPDGKVVYTSLQWASLQ; encoded by the exons ATGCTGGTGGTGGAGGTCGCGAACGGCCGCTCCCTGGTATGGGGGGCCGAGGCGGTGCAGGCACTGCGGGAGCGTCTGGGAGTGGGGGGCCGCACGGTGGGCGCCCTGCCCCGCGGGCCCCGCCAGAACTCGCGCCTGGGCCTCCCGCTGCTGCTGATGCCCGAAGAGGCGCGGCTTCTGGCCGAGATCGGCGCCGTGACCCTGGTCAGCGCCCCGCGCCCGGATCCGCGGCAACACGGCCTG GCTCTGGCATCCTTCAAACGCCAGCAAGAACAGGGCTTCCAGGAGCAAAGCGCCCTGGCAGCTGAGGCCCGCGAGACTCGTCGTCAAGAGCTCCTAGAGAAGATTGCGGAGGGCCAGGCTGCGAAGAAGCAGAAGCTGGAACAGGAGTCAGGGGTCAGCGAGAGCCAGGGGGCCTGTGTGAACCCGGCTGCCGCAGAGAGTGAAGCCAGCGCTAGCCAGGCTCCTGCGGAGCCCGAGGAAGCAG GTTCCTCTTCTCCCCAGCCAGGGCCTTCAAATGAGGTGGCCCCCTTGCCCAGGTCCGCCCTGCTGGTCCAGCTGGCCACTGCTAGGCCTCGGCCCATCAAGGCAAGGCCCCTGGATTGGCGTGTCCAGTCCAAAGACTGGCCTCATGCTGGCCGTCCTGCCCATGAGCTCCGCTACAGCATCTACAGAGACCTGTGGGAGCGAGGCTTCTTCCTCAGTGCTGCTGGCAAGTTCGGGGGTGACTTCCTGGTCTATCCTG GTGACCCACTTCGTTTCCACGCCCACTACATTGCTCAGTGCTGGGCTCCGGGGGACCCCATTCCACTGCAGGACCTGGTTTCCGCTGGCCGCCTGGGAACCAGCGTCAGAAAGACGCTGCTGCTCTGTTCTCCTCAGCCTGATGGTAAGGTGGTCTACACGTCCCTGCAGTGGGCCAGCCTGCAGTGA
- the MBOAT7 gene encoding lysophospholipid acyltransferase 7 isoform X1 yields the protein MSPEEWTYLVVLLISIPIGFLFKKAGPGLKRWGAAAVGLGLTLFTCGPHTLHSLVTILGTWALIQAQPCSCHALALAWTFSYLLFFRALSLLGLPTPTPFTNAVQLLLTLKLVSLASEVQDLHLAQRKEMASGFSKGPSLGLLPDVPSLMETLSYSYCYVGIMTGPFFRYRTYLDWLEQPFPGAVPSLRPLLRRAWPAPLFGLLFLLSSHLFPLEAVREDAFYARPLPARLFYMVPVFFAFRMRFYVAWIAAECGCIAAGFGAYPVAAKARAGGGPTLQCPPPSSPEKAASLEYDYETIRNIDCYGTDFCVRVRDGMRYWNMTVQWWLAQYIYKSAPARSYVLRSAWTMLLSAYWHGLHPGYYLSFLTIPLCLAAEGRLESALRGRLSPGGQKAWDWVHWFLKMRAYDYMCMGFVLLSLGDTLRYWASVYFCVHVLAAVALGLGLALGGGGPSRRKTAPPAASLAPEKLREE from the exons aTGTCGCCCGAAGAGTGGACTTATCTAGTGGTTCTTCTTATCTCCATCCCCATCGGCTTCCTCTTTAAGAAAGCTG GACCCGGGCTGAAGAGATGGGGGGCAGCAGCTGTAGGCCTGGGGCTCACCTTGTTCACCTGTGGCCCCCACACTTTGCATTCTCTGGTCACCATCCTTGGAACCTGGGCCCTCATCCAGGCCCAGCCCTG CTCCTGCCACGCCCTCGCCCTCGCCTGGACCTTCTCCTACCTCCTGTTCTTCCGTGCGCTCAGCCTGCTAGGCCTGCCCACTCCCACGCCCTTCACCAATGCCGTCCAGCTGCTGCTCACCCTGAAG CTGGTGAGTCTGGCCAGTGAAGTTCAGGACCTGCACTTggcccagaggaaggaaatggcCTCTGGCTTTAGCAaggggcccagcctggggctcctgCCCGACGTTCCCTCTCTGATGGAGACGCTCAGTTACAGCTACTGCTACGTGGGAATAATGACAG GCCCGTTCTTCCGCTACCGCACGTACCTGGACTGGCTGGAGCAGCCTTTCCCGGGGGCCGTGCCCAGCCTGCGGCCCCTCCTGCGCCGCGCCTGGCCGGCCCCGCTCTTCGGGCTGCTCTTCCTGCTGTCCTCGCACCTCTTCCCGCTGGAGGCCGTGCGCGAGGACGCCTTCTACGCCCGCCCGCTGCCCGCCCGCCTCTTCTACATGGTCCCCGTCTTCTTCGCCTTCCGCATGCGCTTCTACGTGGCCTGGATTGCCGCCGAGTGCGGCTGCATTGCCGCCGGCTTCGGGGCCTACCCCGTGGCCGCCAAAGCCCGGGCCGGGGGCGGCCCCACCCTCCAATGCCCACCCCCCAGCAG TCCGGAGAAGGCGGCTTCGCTGGAGTACGACTATGAGACCATCCGCAACATCGACTGCTACGGCACGGACTTCTGCGTGCGGGTGCGGGATGGCATGCGGTACTGGAACATGACGGTGCAGTGGTGGCTGGCGCAGTATATCTACAAGAGCGCGCCCGCCCGCTCCTATGTCCTCAG GAGCGCCTGGACCATGCTGCTGAGCGCCTACTGGCATGGCCTCCACCCTGGCTACTACCTAAGCTTCCTGACCATCCCGCTGTGCCTGGCTGCCGAGGGCAGGCTGGAGTCAGCCCTGCGGGGGCGGCTGAGCCCCGGGGGCCAGAAGGCCTGGGACTGGGTGCACTGGTTCCTGAAGATGCGTGCCTACGACTACATGTGCATGGGCTTTGTACTGCTGTCCCTGGGAGACACCCTCCGGTACTGGGCCTCCGTCTACTTCTGCGTGCACGTCCTGGCCGCGGTcgcgctggggctggggctggctcTGGGCGGGGGCGGCCCCAGCCGGAGGAAGACCGCGCCCCCGGCCGCCAGCCTTGCCCCGGAAAAGCTCCGGGAGGAGTAG
- the MBOAT7 gene encoding lysophospholipid acyltransferase 7 isoform X2 → MGGSSCRPGAHLVHLWPPHFAFSGHHPWNLGPHPGPALLVSLASEVQDLHLAQRKEMASGFSKGPSLGLLPDVPSLMETLSYSYCYVGIMTGPFFRYRTYLDWLEQPFPGAVPSLRPLLRRAWPAPLFGLLFLLSSHLFPLEAVREDAFYARPLPARLFYMVPVFFAFRMRFYVAWIAAECGCIAAGFGAYPVAAKARAGGGPTLQCPPPSSPEKAASLEYDYETIRNIDCYGTDFCVRVRDGMRYWNMTVQWWLAQYIYKSAPARSYVLRSAWTMLLSAYWHGLHPGYYLSFLTIPLCLAAEGRLESALRGRLSPGGQKAWDWVHWFLKMRAYDYMCMGFVLLSLGDTLRYWASVYFCVHVLAAVALGLGLALGGGGPSRRKTAPPAASLAPEKLREE, encoded by the exons ATGGGGGGCAGCAGCTGTAGGCCTGGGGCTCACCTTGTTCACCTGTGGCCCCCACACTTTGCATTCTCTGGTCACCATCCTTGGAACCTGGGCCCTCATCCAGGCCCAGCCCTG CTGGTGAGTCTGGCCAGTGAAGTTCAGGACCTGCACTTggcccagaggaaggaaatggcCTCTGGCTTTAGCAaggggcccagcctggggctcctgCCCGACGTTCCCTCTCTGATGGAGACGCTCAGTTACAGCTACTGCTACGTGGGAATAATGACAG GCCCGTTCTTCCGCTACCGCACGTACCTGGACTGGCTGGAGCAGCCTTTCCCGGGGGCCGTGCCCAGCCTGCGGCCCCTCCTGCGCCGCGCCTGGCCGGCCCCGCTCTTCGGGCTGCTCTTCCTGCTGTCCTCGCACCTCTTCCCGCTGGAGGCCGTGCGCGAGGACGCCTTCTACGCCCGCCCGCTGCCCGCCCGCCTCTTCTACATGGTCCCCGTCTTCTTCGCCTTCCGCATGCGCTTCTACGTGGCCTGGATTGCCGCCGAGTGCGGCTGCATTGCCGCCGGCTTCGGGGCCTACCCCGTGGCCGCCAAAGCCCGGGCCGGGGGCGGCCCCACCCTCCAATGCCCACCCCCCAGCAG TCCGGAGAAGGCGGCTTCGCTGGAGTACGACTATGAGACCATCCGCAACATCGACTGCTACGGCACGGACTTCTGCGTGCGGGTGCGGGATGGCATGCGGTACTGGAACATGACGGTGCAGTGGTGGCTGGCGCAGTATATCTACAAGAGCGCGCCCGCCCGCTCCTATGTCCTCAG GAGCGCCTGGACCATGCTGCTGAGCGCCTACTGGCATGGCCTCCACCCTGGCTACTACCTAAGCTTCCTGACCATCCCGCTGTGCCTGGCTGCCGAGGGCAGGCTGGAGTCAGCCCTGCGGGGGCGGCTGAGCCCCGGGGGCCAGAAGGCCTGGGACTGGGTGCACTGGTTCCTGAAGATGCGTGCCTACGACTACATGTGCATGGGCTTTGTACTGCTGTCCCTGGGAGACACCCTCCGGTACTGGGCCTCCGTCTACTTCTGCGTGCACGTCCTGGCCGCGGTcgcgctggggctggggctggctcTGGGCGGGGGCGGCCCCAGCCGGAGGAAGACCGCGCCCCCGGCCGCCAGCCTTGCCCCGGAAAAGCTCCGGGAGGAGTAG
- the TMC4 gene encoding transmembrane channel-like protein 4 isoform X2 translates to MWEPEARDSSGGWPVPRGARAGPSLSSVLNELPSAATLRYRGPGVLPWGASEEEEEDGDRNIQAIAEAAQKELEEPLPSRELPWPLQARRAHRQSHAKDQRAQKSGSRGEQWALWLRRSKEKMKAGLHTLQPWAWTLKRIGGQFGAGTESYFSLLRFLLLLNLLASILKACMTLLPTWLEGTPPGPPGPNASSPCGFYDPNPQGLVAFPTHLFNLLSGEGFLEWSPLFYGFYPPRPHLAVTYLCSVFVIGLLDLLLILHRSVSGLKQTLLAESGALTSFSHRVFTAWDFGLCGDAHVRLRQRSILYELQVELEEAVVRRQAAVRTLGQQAWMWSVRILLNLLVIALLGAAFYGVYWATGATVDLQEMPLVQEMPLLKLGVDYLPSIFISGVNFLLPPVFKLIAPLEGYTRSRQIVFILLRTVFLRLASLLVLLFSLWNQITCGGKAEAEECKTCGYNYKELPCWETRLGQEMYKLLLFDLLTGLAVMLLIQFPRKLLCGLCPGALGRVVGTQEFQVPDEVLGLIYAQTVVWVGSFFCPLLPLLNTVKFLLLFYLKKDPTFQAVRSIPRAVVHLGPHP, encoded by the exons atgtgggaaCCGGAGGCCCGGGACTCCTCTGGAGGGTGGCCGGTACCCCGGGGAGCCAGAGCAG GCCCGTCCCTCTCTTCTGTGCTGAATGAGCTCCCCAGTGCTGCTACCCTTCGGTACCGAGGCCCTGGGGTTCTGCCATGGGGGGcatcagaggaggaggaagaagatggagACAGGAATATCCAGGCCATCGCAGAAGCTGCCCAAAAGGAGCTGGAGgagcccctcccctcccgggAACTGCCCTGGCCCCTGCAGGCCCGCCGGGCACACAG GCAGAGCCATGCCAAGGACCAGAGGGCTCAGAAATCGGGTTCCAGAGGCGAGCAGTGGGCCTTGTGGCTTCGGCGGTCCAAGGAGAAGATGAAGGCGGGCCTGCACACCTTGCAACCCTGGGCGTGGACACTGAAGAGAATCGGGG GCCAGTTTGGCGCGGGCACGGAGTCCTACTTCTCCCTGCTGCGTTTCCTGCTGCTTCTCAACCTGCTGGCGTCCATACTTAAGGCCTGCATGACATTGCTTCCCACCTGGCTGGAAGGGACTCCCCCGGGTCCCCCGGGCCCTAACGCCTCCTCACCCTGCGGCTTCTACGACCCCAACCCCCAAGGCCTGGTCGCCTTCCCCACCCATCTCTTCAACCTGCTCTCAGGAGAG GGTTTTCTAGAATGGTCTCCTCTCTTCTATGGGTTCTACCCACCCCGTCCACACCTGGCAGTCACCTACCTATGCTCTGTCTTTGTCATTGGCCTCCTGGACCTGCTGCTCATCCTTCATCG CTCCGTGTCAGGACTCAAACAGACGCTGTTGGCCGAGTCAGGGGCCCTGACCAGCTTCAGCCACCGGGTGTTCACCGCCTGGGACTTCGGCCTCTGTGGGGATGCGCACGTGCGGCTGCGCCAGCGCAGTATCCTCTACGAGTTGCAG GTGGAGCTGGAGGAAGCTGTGGTGCGGCGCCAGGCGGCGGTGCGGACCCTGGGCCAGCAAGCCTGGATGTGGTCGGTGCGCATTCTGCTCAATCTGCTGGTGATTGCACTCCTGGGAGCAGCCTTCTATGGAGTCTACTGGGCTACAGGGGCCACTGTGGATCTGCAG GAGATGCCCCTTGTCCAGGAGATGCCACTGCTCAAGCTTGGGGTGGATTACCTTCCGTCCATCTTCATCTCTGGGGTCAACTTCTTACTGCCACCTGTGTTCAAGCTCATTGCCCCACTGGAGGGCTACACCAGGAGCCGCCAGATTGTTTTTATCCTGCTCAG GACCGTGTTTCTCCGCCTGGCCTCCCTGCTCgttctgctcttctctctctggaaTCAGATCACTTGCGGGGGCAAGGCTGAGGCTGAGGAGTGCAAAACCTGTGGCTACAATTACAAGGAACTACCG TGCTGGGAGACTCGGCTGGGGCAGGAGATGTACAAACTCCTGCTGTTTGATCTGCTGACTGGCCTGGCTGTCATGCTGCTCATCCAGTTTCCTCGGAA ACTGCTCTGCGGCCTCTGTCCCGGGGCGCTGGGTCGTGTGGTGGGAACCCAGGAGTTCCAGGTGCCCGACGAGGTGCTCGGGCTCATCTACGCGCAGACGGTGGTCTGGGTAGGGAGTTTTTTCTGCCCTTTACTACCTCTGCTCAACACGGTCAAGTTCCTGCtacttttctatttgaaaaag GATCCCACCTTCCAAGCTGTGCGGTCCATTCCAAGGGCAGTCGTCCATCTGGGCCCACATCCCTGA
- the TMC4 gene encoding transmembrane channel-like protein 4 isoform X1, whose product MWEPEARDSSGGWPVPRGARAGPSLSSVLNELPSAATLRYRGPGVLPWGASEEEEEDGDRNIQAIAEAAQKELEEPLPSRELPWPLQARRAHRQSHAKDQRAQKSGSRGEQWALWLRRSKEKMKAGLHTLQPWAWTLKRIGGQFGAGTESYFSLLRFLLLLNLLASILKACMTLLPTWLEGTPPGPPGPNASSPCGFYDPNPQGLVAFPTHLFNLLSGEGFLEWSPLFYGFYPPRPHLAVTYLCSVFVIGLLDLLLILHRSVSGLKQTLLAESGALTSFSHRVFTAWDFGLCGDAHVRLRQRSILYELQVELEEAVVRRQAAVRTLGQQAWMWSVRILLNLLVIALLGAAFYGVYWATGATVDLQEMPLVQEMPLLKLGVDYLPSIFISGVNFLLPPVFKLIAPLEGYTRSRQIVFILLRTVFLRLASLLVLLFSLWNQITCGGKAEAEECKTCGYNYKELPCWETRLGQEMYKLLLFDLLTGLAVMLLIQFPRKLLCGLCPGALGRVVGTQEFQVPDEVLGLIYAQTVVWVGSFFCPLLPLLNTVKFLLLFYLKKFTLFSTCSPASRTFRASTVNFFFPLVLLLGLAISAVPVLYSLFLIPPSKLCGPFQGQSSIWAHIPESIYTLPQTVQDFLFFLGTQAFAVPLLLISSILMAYTLALANSYGRLISELKRQIETEARNKVFLAQRAVALSSARGAL is encoded by the exons atgtgggaaCCGGAGGCCCGGGACTCCTCTGGAGGGTGGCCGGTACCCCGGGGAGCCAGAGCAG GCCCGTCCCTCTCTTCTGTGCTGAATGAGCTCCCCAGTGCTGCTACCCTTCGGTACCGAGGCCCTGGGGTTCTGCCATGGGGGGcatcagaggaggaggaagaagatggagACAGGAATATCCAGGCCATCGCAGAAGCTGCCCAAAAGGAGCTGGAGgagcccctcccctcccgggAACTGCCCTGGCCCCTGCAGGCCCGCCGGGCACACAG GCAGAGCCATGCCAAGGACCAGAGGGCTCAGAAATCGGGTTCCAGAGGCGAGCAGTGGGCCTTGTGGCTTCGGCGGTCCAAGGAGAAGATGAAGGCGGGCCTGCACACCTTGCAACCCTGGGCGTGGACACTGAAGAGAATCGGGG GCCAGTTTGGCGCGGGCACGGAGTCCTACTTCTCCCTGCTGCGTTTCCTGCTGCTTCTCAACCTGCTGGCGTCCATACTTAAGGCCTGCATGACATTGCTTCCCACCTGGCTGGAAGGGACTCCCCCGGGTCCCCCGGGCCCTAACGCCTCCTCACCCTGCGGCTTCTACGACCCCAACCCCCAAGGCCTGGTCGCCTTCCCCACCCATCTCTTCAACCTGCTCTCAGGAGAG GGTTTTCTAGAATGGTCTCCTCTCTTCTATGGGTTCTACCCACCCCGTCCACACCTGGCAGTCACCTACCTATGCTCTGTCTTTGTCATTGGCCTCCTGGACCTGCTGCTCATCCTTCATCG CTCCGTGTCAGGACTCAAACAGACGCTGTTGGCCGAGTCAGGGGCCCTGACCAGCTTCAGCCACCGGGTGTTCACCGCCTGGGACTTCGGCCTCTGTGGGGATGCGCACGTGCGGCTGCGCCAGCGCAGTATCCTCTACGAGTTGCAG GTGGAGCTGGAGGAAGCTGTGGTGCGGCGCCAGGCGGCGGTGCGGACCCTGGGCCAGCAAGCCTGGATGTGGTCGGTGCGCATTCTGCTCAATCTGCTGGTGATTGCACTCCTGGGAGCAGCCTTCTATGGAGTCTACTGGGCTACAGGGGCCACTGTGGATCTGCAG GAGATGCCCCTTGTCCAGGAGATGCCACTGCTCAAGCTTGGGGTGGATTACCTTCCGTCCATCTTCATCTCTGGGGTCAACTTCTTACTGCCACCTGTGTTCAAGCTCATTGCCCCACTGGAGGGCTACACCAGGAGCCGCCAGATTGTTTTTATCCTGCTCAG GACCGTGTTTCTCCGCCTGGCCTCCCTGCTCgttctgctcttctctctctggaaTCAGATCACTTGCGGGGGCAAGGCTGAGGCTGAGGAGTGCAAAACCTGTGGCTACAATTACAAGGAACTACCG TGCTGGGAGACTCGGCTGGGGCAGGAGATGTACAAACTCCTGCTGTTTGATCTGCTGACTGGCCTGGCTGTCATGCTGCTCATCCAGTTTCCTCGGAA ACTGCTCTGCGGCCTCTGTCCCGGGGCGCTGGGTCGTGTGGTGGGAACCCAGGAGTTCCAGGTGCCCGACGAGGTGCTCGGGCTCATCTACGCGCAGACGGTGGTCTGGGTAGGGAGTTTTTTCTGCCCTTTACTACCTCTGCTCAACACGGTCAAGTTCCTGCtacttttctatttgaaaaag TTCACCCttttctccacctgctccccggCCTCCCGCACCTTTCGGGCTTCCACAgtgaatttctttttccccttggTCCTTCTCCTGGGTCTGGCCATCTCCGCCGTTCCCGTGCTTTATAGCCTTTTCCT GATCCCACCTTCCAAGCTGTGCGGTCCATTCCAAGGGCAGTCGTCCATCTGGGCCCACATCCCTGAGTCTATTTACACCCTCCCGCAGACCGTCCaggactttctctttttcctggggACCCAGGCTTTTGCCGTGCCTCTTCTGTTAATCTCCAG CATCCTGATGGCATATACCTTGGCCTTGGCTAACTCTTACGGACGTCTCATCTCTGAGCTCAAACGCCAGATAGAGACG GAGGCGCGGAATAAGGTCTTCCTGGCACAGCGCGCCGTGGCCCTGAGCTCGGCCAGAGGGGCTCTCTga
- the LENG1 gene encoding leukocyte receptor cluster member 1: MNILPKKSWHVRNKDNVARVRRDEAQAREEEKERERRVLLAQQEARTEFLRNKARHRSSLPELESAEAGARGSGPVDLFRELLEEGKGGTRGNKEYEEEKRLEKERQEKALGILTYLGQSAAEAQTQPPWYQLPPGRGAPKPGPGPDEKIKNRLDPLREMEKHLRRKRWHSGEDGGHKMKGKGVPEKQRPGGPPSLDQLRAERLRREATERARAEALLAQVRGTAPQEDQPEEEADERRRRYNSQFNPQWARRPASKTQVLTDSWGERRGRSCQPSYKTIYS, encoded by the exons ATGAATATCTTGCCCAAGAAGAGTTGGCACGTCCGGAACAAGGACAATGTGGCCCGCGTGCGGCGTGACGAGGCTCAGGCccgggaggaggagaaagagcgGGAGCGGAGGGTGCTGCTTGCCCAGCAGGAG GCCCGCACAGAATTCCTGCGGAACAAAGCCAGGCACCGGAGCTCTCTCCCTGAGCTCGAATCAGCAGAGGCGGGAGCCCGCGGTTCTGGCCCTGTGGACCTATTTCGGGAGCtgctggaggaagggaaaggggggaCCAGAGGCAATAAAGAGTACGAGGAAGAAAAGCGACTGGAGAAA gagaggcaggagaaagcTCTGGGCATCCTGACATACCTGGGCCAGAGTGCAGCGGAAGCCCAGACTCAGCCACCTTGGTACCAGCTCCCCCCGGGGCGAGGGGCCCCCAAGCCTGGCCCAGGTCCAGATGAGAAGATCAAGAACCGCCTGGACCCTCTTcgggagatggagaagcatttgCGGAGGAAGCGGTGGCACAGCGGAGAGGATGGCGGCCACAAAATGAAGGGGAAGGGGGTGCCCGAGAAGCAGCGGCCAGGAGG GCCCCCATCCCTGGACCAGCTTCGAGCTGAACGTCTTCGGCGGGAAGCAACGGAACGGGCTCGTGCAGAGGCCCTGCTGGCCCAAGTCCGAGGCACAGCCCCCCAGGAAGACCAACCTGAAGAGGAGGCCGATGAACGGCGGAGGCGGTACAACTCCCAGTTCAACCCCCAGTGGGCCCGGCGTCCCGCCAGCAAGACCCAAGTGCTCACTGACTcctggggggagaggagaggccgTAGCTGCCAGCCGTCATATAAAactatttattcataa